In Planktothrix sp. FACHB-1365, the genomic stretch GTGAAACGAGTTTTAGCAATCATTCTCGGTGGCGGTGCGGGTAGCCGCCTATATCCTTTAACCAAAGTGCGGGCCAAACCTGCGGTGCCCATCGCGGGGAAATATCGGTTAATCGATATCCCCATTAGTAACTGTATTAACTCCGAAATCCTCAAAATCTACGTTTTAACCCAGTTTAACTCAGCATCCTTAAACCGTCATATTGCTCGTGCCTATAACTTCTCTGGCTTTGATGATAGCTTTACAGAAGTGTTAGCCGCCCAACAAACCGCCCAAAACCCGAATTGGTTTCAGGGTACAGCAGATGCGGTGCGTCAGTATTTGTGGCTGTTTCAAGAATGGGACGTTGACCAATATCTGATTTTATCCGGTGATCATCTTTACCGCATGGACTATCGAGAATTTGTCCAACGTCATTTAGATACAAATGCGGATATTACCCTTTCCGTATTACCCATTGATGAAAAACGAGCTTCTGATTTTGGGTTAATGAAACTGGATGACTCAGGGCGAGTGGTCAGTTTCAGCGAAAAACCAAAAGGGGACGCCCTCAAACAAATGCAGGTCGATACCTCCATGTTGGGTTTATCTCCTGAACAAGCCAAAGAAAATCCTTATATTGCTTCGATGGGGATTTATGTCTTTAACAAAGATGTCTTGATTAAGCTGTTAACAGACAATCCTGAACAGACAGATTTTGGTAAAGAAATTATTCCCGACGCCTCCGATGATCATAATGTTCAAGCGTTTTTATTTAAAGACTATTGGGAAGATATTGGAACCATTGAAGCATTTTATAATGCCAATATTGGTTTAACCCAACAACCTGAACCTTCCTTTAGTTTTTACGACGAAAAATCCCCGATTTATACCCGTTCTCGTTATTTACCCCCCACGAAAATCTTAGATTGTCACATTACTGAATCCATTGTTGCTGAGGGTTGTATTCTCAAAGAATGTCGGATTGATCATTCTGTTTTGGGCTTACGTTCCCGTGTGGAAGCTGGATGTGCCATTGAAGATACCCTGCTGATGGGTTCAGACTTTTATCAACCGTTTTCAGAACGTCAATCGGGTTTACAAGAAGGTGAAGTGCCATTAGGGATTGGTTCTAATACCTTAATTCGTAAGGCAATTGTTGATAAAAATGCCCGCATTGGTCGCAATGTTAAAATTATCAACAAAGATAATATCCAAGAAGCAGAACGGGAAGATTTAGGATTTTATATCCGCAGTGGGATTGTTGTTGTTCTTAAAAATGCGGTGATTCCTGATGATACCGTGATTTAAGGCGACTTCAAAAATAAAACTTAACCCATTGTATTCAGAGGACTTCCTGAAAATCAGGAGTCCTTTCTTGCATAGATTCCTGTTCAAAATTGGCTGATTGCAATGACAATGCTCTACAATCAAAACAGTTTTTTTAGATAACTTTATCCTGTTGTGTTTACAACTTTTCCGTCTGAATTCTTGTTTGCCCTTGCGGAAGCGATGCCTTTACTGGGAAATGTTGGGCTAGATGTTCTGGTTCTGACCTTCATGCTGGTTCTCTCTGCCTTTTTCTCCGGTTCCGAAACGGCTATCACCGCCCTCGATAATTTAAAACTGCGAGCTTTAATTAAAGAACAAGGGGACCCCAATGGAATGTATACCTTGGTTTTGGAAAAACGGGCACGATTTATCACAACCTTGTTAGTGGGAAACAACTTGGTGAATAATTTCTCGGCTATTCTCACCAGTAATTTATTTGCGATTTGGCTAGGAAATGCGGGAATAGGAATTGCAACGGCCGTTGTTACCTTCTTAGTCCTAATTTTTGGAGAAATCACTCCTAAATCCTTTGCCATTAACAACGTTTTACCCATTTTTAAAGCTATTGTTCGCCCGATTTATTGGTTATCGATTGTTCTGTCTCCGGTAATTGTTTTATTAGAAACCATTACTCAAAGTATTATTCGTCTGTTTAGTCCGGGGGGTGCCCAGCAGGGATTATCGGTACAAGATTTACGACTGATGATTGAAATTTTAGGGGGTCGGGGTCAGTTAGATTGGCAAAAACATCAACTTTTAAATAAAGCGTTGATGATGGATTATTTAATGGCGCGAGAAGTCGTTAAACCGCGAATTGAGATGCGAACGATTTCCCACCAAGCCACTTTACCCGAAGTGATTGAGTTATGTTTAGAAACCGGATATTCGCGAATTCCCGTTCAGGGAGAATCGAAGGATGAAATTGTGGGAATTGTTCATTTAAAACGGGCGTTACAATTGGCCCATACCCACGAGGAGGAACGCAACAGCATTTCTGTCACCGAAGCCATGAGTCCTCCGGTTTATGTTCCCGAAACCAAGCGGGTCGGGGATTTACTCAAGGAAATGCTACAACAGCGCCTCCACCTGGCGATTGTGGTTGATGAATATGGGGGAACCGTTGGGTTAATCACCTTAGAAGATATTTTAGAGGAGTTAGTCGGGGAAATTTACGATGAGAGCGATTTTCCCAGCCGCACCCAACGTCCCCGCAATTCCTCCCGTCCCAACCGAACCCCAGAACAATCCCGCCGACTCCCAAATCGTCAGTATTTTGAGCCTCCTTCCTCCTAATGGAAAAAAAAGTTTTCCAAACCCCTAGACATTTCCTGAGATTGTGCTACTATATAAAATTGTTGAATAAATGGGTCGATGCCCGAGCGGTTAATGGGGGCGGACTGTAAATCCGCTGGCTACGCCTACGCTGGTTCAAATCCAGCTCGGCCCACCTCTAAAATTAAACCTTAGAGATTAGGAACTTCCAAGTTTTAGTTCTTACTTTTTAATTTTTTTTGCCCGTGTAACTCAGTGGTAGAGTACCTCCTTGGTAAGGAGGAAGTCACGAGTTCAATCCTCGTCACGGGCTTATGTTCTTGGGTTAACTCTAAGCACTTGCTGACAAGGCTGACATCCTGACTTCAGCCTTAAGCAAGGGAGATTCTACCACTGTAGCCCATATTGTCTTTAAAAGCGCTCTCCCATTAACCGTTGTCGCATTCCTTCGGCGATTTTTTGGCCAAGATATTCAGGAATTAGACTTTCATTCGGCCCTAAGAGATATAAAATTAATCGGGTTCGTCCCCGCCAAACTAATAAATTAGCATTCACAACTAATAAATCTTCTTGCCAGATCGCATACATGACTTTATAAAAAAGTCCAGGCTGGTTGTCGGCTTCAATCAATAACGCTGGGAGGTGAAACACCGGGTCAACATAAAACTCCGTTGCGACATCTTCTAAACCTGCATCCAGGTTAAATTCTACAGCCAACATTTCTTCCACCTCGAAATGTCCGGCCAAAGCTTCTCGAACAGCCCGACAAACGTTTTCTGAGGTTTTCTCGCTGAGAGCTTTACCCCCACGAGACAGCACCAACTTAATAAACACCAACA encodes the following:
- a CDS encoding hemolysin family protein, with the translated sequence MPLLGNVGLDVLVLTFMLVLSAFFSGSETAITALDNLKLRALIKEQGDPNGMYTLVLEKRARFITTLLVGNNLVNNFSAILTSNLFAIWLGNAGIGIATAVVTFLVLIFGEITPKSFAINNVLPIFKAIVRPIYWLSIVLSPVIVLLETITQSIIRLFSPGGAQQGLSVQDLRLMIEILGGRGQLDWQKHQLLNKALMMDYLMAREVVKPRIEMRTISHQATLPEVIELCLETGYSRIPVQGESKDEIVGIVHLKRALQLAHTHEEERNSISVTEAMSPPVYVPETKRVGDLLKEMLQQRLHLAIVVDEYGGTVGLITLEDILEELVGEIYDESDFPSRTQRPRNSSRPNRTPEQSRRLPNRQYFEPPSS
- a CDS encoding glucose-1-phosphate adenylyltransferase, with the translated sequence MKRVLAIILGGGAGSRLYPLTKVRAKPAVPIAGKYRLIDIPISNCINSEILKIYVLTQFNSASLNRHIARAYNFSGFDDSFTEVLAAQQTAQNPNWFQGTADAVRQYLWLFQEWDVDQYLILSGDHLYRMDYREFVQRHLDTNADITLSVLPIDEKRASDFGLMKLDDSGRVVSFSEKPKGDALKQMQVDTSMLGLSPEQAKENPYIASMGIYVFNKDVLIKLLTDNPEQTDFGKEIIPDASDDHNVQAFLFKDYWEDIGTIEAFYNANIGLTQQPEPSFSFYDEKSPIYTRSRYLPPTKILDCHITESIVAEGCILKECRIDHSVLGLRSRVEAGCAIEDTLLMGSDFYQPFSERQSGLQEGEVPLGIGSNTLIRKAIVDKNARIGRNVKIINKDNIQEAEREDLGFYIRSGIVVVLKNAVIPDDTVI